From the Helianthus annuus cultivar XRQ/B chromosome 17, HanXRQr2.0-SUNRISE, whole genome shotgun sequence genome, the window gaaggtgcgcaatatcctaaacctcgtcctttgcgctctgtgacttctgctgggaaagagattctctatctttccagcgaggagtcagtAGGGTCTTCCAACGGCGAGCTAAGTTCGTGGTCtaaaatctttgcaggtgtgttgcgcgacctggggattgacccagaggagaagaagaagaaacctgtgaagaagaaaaagaaggctGATGTTGAAGTGACCAGCAAGGGGGCTGGCGCCAGTCGCGCAACTACTGCTGCTGTCAAAGGTACTCTTCGCCATCGACAACGTGACTTAGATGATTATGTGATAATCAGTGACTCATTTGAAGGCTTGTCGCATACAGCTAAGGGCAAACTTGGTGCAGGCGGCTCAAAGagctctgggagcgcgggttcttGTAACTCTGATGCTGGCGCGAGCCCTGAGGATGATGAAGCGGAAGAAGAAGATGTTGCTGCCCAACTGATTGGCAGGAAGAGAGGTAGGAGCGAAACCACAGCTGGTGTGGCTTCCGCGCCTACTGCTGTTGTGCTTCCCGTGGTCGGGAAAACGAGCAACTTGCGCTCTTTGTATAAATTTTCTCCGGGTATGTTCTTTGCTTCCCTTCTTAATACTTTTCTCTTTGCTTAAATGTACTTGCATTATTTTtgcagagatcaagaagaagacccctgagaagggtGTCACGTTCAGTGAGGCTGCGTCAAAGAGGCCGAAGATTACCATCAAATCTTCTGATGCTGCTGCTCAGGACGCCGCGAAGGCTGCTGAGGCTCAGCGAAAGGCGCAGGAGAATCAGAAGAGAgaggaagaaaagaagaagaagattgaGGAGGAGAAGAGGAGGAAGGATGAAGAAGAGAGGAGGAGGAAGGAGGAGGAAGAGGGAAAGaggaaggaggaggaggagagaaAAAGGAAGGAGGATGAGGAGAGAAAAAGGAAGGCGGAGGAGGAGAGGGTGGCCGAAGCGGCGAAGAAGAGGGCCCTGGAGGAGTTAGAAAAGAAGAAGGCTATGGAACAGCCTGTTAATGTCCAAGGGCCTGAGGTCACAAAATCTACCCACTCCGCGCATGTCCTTACTTCTAAGGGGTCAGGACGTTTCTCCTCTAGCGGCGCGAGCTCTGGTGGAGCTGGGGGTTATAACCCAAATGTGGTTGGGGCGAAGGACACCGTTGGCGATATCTACTATAAAACTTACAATGAAGAAGAACGCGGCGATGCTCCTCACCAAGCCCCTTGGAGCTTAAAGCAAAAAGATACATTTCATGAATTTGCCCCTTGCCGCGAGTGGTTTTTGAATTCGTTTACCCCTGCAGAGGTCAACCGGCAAAGGGCGAAACCCCATGAAATGTTATATCGCACCTTTATACTTGGAGAGGCCAACGCTCGTGCTGCCAACCATCAGATAGTTCGCGAATGGCGAACAATGGTTAGAGAGCGCGCTGACTGGGAGGGTTATCGTGAGCGCTCGTTAAAACGCATTGCTGAGTTTGAAAAGTCCAAGGCTGCTCTTGATGAGGAGAGAGCCAAATTTGAAGCCGATAAGAAGGCCGAAGAATGGGGCCGCGAAGGCCTGCAAAAGAAACTCCATAATGTTGAagagcaactggccaaggagaaggtCGAGTTCAAACGTATCTGCGCCCAAGACAACGAGCGCGCCTATGCGGCTCGACAGAAGATAGTTGATCTTGAGGCTAAAGTTGCTGATTTGACATCGAAGGTAGAGGAGGCGCATGGAGAGAAAgctgccaagcagcagatggaggttagtttatTTGTTTTCATTTATTCTTGCTATGTTGTTAACAAATTGGCCTAAGTTGTTTTGTCGGCTTCCAGGTTGAGTTATCTGAGGCCAAGCTGCAGCTGTCCAGCAAGGACAGAGATCTCCACACCAAGGACGCTGAGATTGCGGAGCTCAAACGTCGCTTGAACGAGCAAATTGACAGATGCGAGTCGTTGGAGATCGACCTGGAGGCCGAGAGGGTTAAGGCTGCTACAgctgaggaggcgcgtgctgtCAGCATTGCCGCGCTTAACGTGGCTCAGACCAACTACTCCGAGGCCCAAGGCATCGTTGATACGCTTGTCTCGGAGGCTGAAtggatgcgcactcgtggagtagCGCTGGTAAGTTTGTACTTCTGTCTTTTATGTTTCTATCTGGTTAAGGGTTGTCCTTAACGCTTTCCTTTtgttgaaggttgccaactccatctTAAATGCTGGCGAGCTCGATCGCGCCGTTGCTGCTCTCACGGATGCGGCGCGTGCGGTGGGTCATCGAGGAGGTTACTTGGAATGTGCCAGTCATGTTGAGCAGGTGCTAGGGCAAGAATTTGATGTAAGCCATTGCTCGGTGACTGAGCGTGCTGATGCTGCGCTTGCACATGCTGAAAACTCGTATGACAACCTTACCTTGCCTATCATGGATCTGGTTGTGGAATCTTTGAAAAAAGACGACTGGTGCCAGCGTCTTAAAGCAGTCCTCGATCCACCAGTTACCGTCGAACTATCCGATGAAGAACCAGCTGGTGATGACGGTggagatggtgatgatgatggcaacGATGACGATGGTGAGGATGACGGAGATGATGGTGATCGACGCGATGAATAGAATAGGTTGTTGAATAGGTTGTTGATAGGCGTTTGTGCCTTGTAACTGTCTTTTGCAACTTGATTGTAAATGCTGCGCAGTTGCGCAAGTTTAATATATGAATCGTTTTCGCTTTTTCCGTTGCAATTATTGCATTGCTGTCAGAACttaggttaaattagctcgaataaatggaagtgTCTTTTAAGTAAAAGGTGACcgcccggtctcgcgctttgttcgcggaggaccttggaggcggtTCTTGTCAACAAATTTTTAaaatgctggagtgttttcgcgctaatcaaaagtttagcatgcatttgtaacgaaaaaatgtAATAGAAAAACATGTCGTATGTTTTCATTAAGTCTGGAATGGGCGCATAGGCCTTCATACATTAATTGTTAATGGCGTATAGCCGACATAGGAAAGTAAAAACGGGCGCAAGGCCGAAGTAAGTTACATATAacatttgcgcagttgttgcgcgttccatgttcgtggtaagatgtggccatctagggtgcgtaacttgtaggcccctttgcccaggacctcGTGGATCaggtatgggccttcccatttaggtgccaaCTTTCCTGGACGTTCCGCGTTTGACGCTTCATTGTCGCGGAAGACGTATTCCCCTGGGGTGAAGGTACAGATGCGTacccttgtgttgtagtacctttctAGCTGGGTCTTGTACTTGGCCTCTTTGATTCGCGcgatttcgcgcctttcttctaacaAGTCCAAGTCAAGACGTCTTTCCGTTTTGTTGAACAAATGCATTGTCGAGGGAATAAAGGCCAGATTGGGGACAAGGCGACGAGGATGGGTTGATAAGCTCCCTAGCATCCTATGGGCTCATCGAACTATGCCTAAAACGAGTACCGGCGAGACCCCTTTTAGCTTGGTttatggctcagaggcggttatcCCGGCGGAGATTGGCCTACCCTCACCACGCATGACAGCGGTCAACACAATTGACAATgaagcggacaacaaaacggatatgctctttgtgaAGTAATCGACAGCCACTATGATGAATTTTACGGCGCCGGGAGCatccgggaagggtcccaccatgtcaattccccacTGCTGGAAGGGCCATACAGTGGATACAGGGATAAGATCGTTCTTGGGGCGAAGTGTTTTTGGAGAATGCCTCTGGCAAGAGTCACATTTGCGGATCTCCTTCAGCGCGTCTACATGCATAccaggccagtagtaaccggcgctcatgatctttGCGACAACCACCCGTGGCCCGGAGTGAATGCCGCAGATCCCCTCATGGATCTCCCTTATCAGGTAGTTCGCATCCTGGGGGTCTACACAGCGCAGTAGTGGCCCCaggaaggattttcggtacaaAATACCGCCGTTCATTTCATATTGtagggctttgttttggatcttccTCGCTTCCGCTTTGTTTTCAGGGAGTACCCCTTCTTGCAAGTACTGGATTATCGGGGTCATCCATGAAGGTTGGCCCGTTTCGATCACGTTCACTTGTCGCAGCAGCACCGATGGAttcttgagtacctctatccttacatctttggcaagatgttGAAAGGAGGTCGAGGCAAgcttgctcaaggcatcagctggCTTGTTTTCGGAGCGATTGATGTGTATAACCTTGTGAGATTTTAATTGTTGGAGCAATTCTTTCGCTTGTTCCAGATACAAAGCCATGACTTCTCCCTTCGCGTCGTATATGCCATTTACTtgactggctatcaggagtgagtcaacatgtgcgcgcaagcttttggctcccattttgatggcgaggcgtaagcctgccagaaatgcttcgtactcagcctcgttgttggtgtttttgaagtccaacttgatggcgtaagtaaactcgtgaTTCTCTGGGCTCACTAGGTGCAATcctgctcccgcgccatcttcatttgatgccccgtcGGTGTAAAGCATCCAAGTTTCATCTGTTGCCTCTTTCTCGGGAGTCTCTATCAGCTCGCACTCCTTGATTTTATCggccggcacttctgtgatgaagtcggctaGGACCTGACCCTTAATGGCTGGACGTGGCCTGTACAAGATGTTATGGCCTCCtagttcaatggcccattttgccaacctgcctgatgtctcaggcttTTGCAGTATAGTGCCGATGTGGAAGTTTgtaagcacagttatcacatggTCTGTGAAGTACCGGCGCAGCTTTCGAGAGGCGTGTAGTAGCGCAAGAACCAGCTTTTCCATTGTGGagtatcttgtttctgggtctgtgagtaccctgctgacatAATAGATCGGAGTTTGCACTCCGTTTCTGTCGACCAAcaatactgaccctactgccttgtccgaggaggacaagtacagTACGAGGGGCTCTTTTTCAAACGGTGCCGTCAGGGTAGGGAGTTCAATTAGACACGCTTTCATCtgttgaaaagctgtttctgCCTCCGGTGTCCACTTGAACTCCTGTTTCTTCACACAGTTGCGCAACGTGCtaatgaagggatacgactttgcggcgtgattggagagaaaacgattaagcgcggccagtcggccggccagtcgttgcatttctttgatgtttcgcggtgagggcattcgttctatagcttgtactttctctggattcaccttgaaaccgccgtttgtgacaatgaagcctagaaacttcccttcttccatgccaaaagaacacttggctggatttagcttcatatttacgctgcgcaatgagttgaacgttttctcgatgtctttcaacatttggtcctcctcgggacttttaaccactagatcatcgatataaacctcaatatgctttccgatgtcacctgcaaaggtcttgtccatcaagcgttgatatgtcgcgcctgcattattcaggccaaaaggcatctttgtgtagcagaagattccaagatcagttctgaacgctgtcttgtcttcatcttctagcttcatctgaacttgatggtatcctttgtagcaatccaaaaAGCACTTCCACCGGTATGGCACGAgagaatctatttttttatcgatctcaggcaaggaatagcaatcctttgggcacgccttgttgagatcggtgtaatctacgcacatgcgccatccgccgTTTGACTTTTCGACCATCACTGGGTTCGCAACCCAACTCTGATATCTTACCTCTCGCAAGATCCCGGCTTTGAGCAGCTCACATACTTGCTCGTTCATTGCTTTTGTCTTGTCTGCTcctaggctgcgccttctttggacctttggctcgacagaggggtacgtgtttaagcaatgctcggtgatgctgcgcgggacaccggtcatgtctgccggggtccaggcaaatatatccatgtttcgaaacagcagttgctttagacgtgttctgatgtctgacgaaatggcgtggccaattgtcacagTCTGTTCTGGGTATTTGCGGTTCAAAACCCATTTCTCTGGCTCGGTCGTGGAGACCTTCGCCGCCTTTGTTGGGCGCAGCTCTTCAGTTGACATTACTTCTTTCTTGGCATATATGATTGCTACTCCTGTCTTGGTTGGGAAACCTATCGCAGAATGTGGCgttgaagtcaccatgtttaactcgccttgtgtttccctcccaataagcacatcatgcctcgatttcactggcattaccatgaagttcacatttgttgttcttgagtgtttcccgtcagagagcgtgacggggaaactgatctgtccgagtggaaaaaccatctcgttgcaaaatccagacaaaggataatcgactgGCTCGAGTCGCGCTTTATCCTCCTCATCCAACTGATTGAAACACTGTTCGTAAATGATGTCGGCAGTACTTCCCGGGTCTATGAATATGTAGTCAGTTTCATAATGCACGATTATACCGGTAATGACGACGGGACGTGTGGCGCGAGGTCCGCCGCGCACTACCGGAAATATAACTTGCTGCTCTTGCCAAGAAGGTTCATAAGGGCGTTTGCCTTTCTCTTTCGCGCTATACctgggtccgttgaccatgtgagtctctagtCGTCGGACCTTTTTGTGGTTTCCTTCGTCGTGGCGCTGGAGTTGACGGGTTTCCTTGCGTacattcttcactaaatggcttagCTTACCGCTTTTGAGCGCTCTCTCGATTTCTTGGCGCAAGCTATAACAGTCGTCGGTCAGGTGCCCtgaatctttgtgaaaatcgcagtacaagttggggtcttgccctttcttgtttgtcattggccTGGGAGCCTTGAAATCGATACtctccgtcatcaatacctcctttggcgtttttgtgagcggagtccagtgtttgtcaCGATTATCGTCTCTGACCGCCTTCTTGTAACCAATTCGGTCAATCGtttctcgcgcatcttctctgtagCGCGGCCTATCGTCGCGGCCTCTTGGTCTCTCAGACTTCCAGTCATGACTCTTGTATTTGttacgcttgttgttgttgtcgcgcgTACTTCCTCTTGAGAATCGATCTTCAGGGTAGTAGccctttccaccagcaagggacTCCTCCGTTTGCGCGACAATTTTTGCGGCTTCCATTAGTTTATCCCACTCCTTTGGCAttccatctttgcctgtgatggttcgaatgagactatcgcagcgtatagcctttttgaagtgacagcgcatgagttgctcactgacgccgcctattttcagacattctttgttaaaacgggtgatgaagtcctccagaccttcaccatctcttcgccaaatatcttctacttcggctgtgtcgcgttggtagcgacgttgttggctgaagtagctcaagaattgcgtcttgaaatctgtccattatttaatcttcccaggcggaaggctgtcaaaccaggcgcAAGCCGccccggtaagagtttgaatgaacaggtggcaccacatgggcatgttccaacctcccatgcagcccacactcgtgaaCGTTCTGACGTGATCGTCTGGATCAGTCAATCCATTGAACTTCCCGACAGTCGGGGGTAGCTTCTCTCATAAAAGCGGCGCGAGTGCAattttcgggataaacttggagtgctccgcagcttccgctggtcggtatgccaggcggaaatctctttcagcttcttctgtgtagCCGATGTGTTGTCTTGGCTTGTAGTACTCATGGTTTTTTGGTAAACGATTAAAGACTGACGACTCCTCGTCACCTTCCCATGTGGGATCATACGGGTCCGTTtcttcccattcgttgttcatgttgcgcggcgtgagccggctatgaacagggcctcgttgaaggttcgacggatagtcgtagtaactatccgtttcccctcttgtatcgcgcgtgtcttgtacgcttaaacgtcttgtagggggaggcctgttgatTCTGCCTTGTAGATTGGCTGGTGGGggcatttggcgcaccccctgactctgaggggtgaccaaggacggttctgccgtcaaaactgcttgCTGCGCGATCAGCGATTGGTATGTTGCATTGATGGTGGCGATGTTTTTGGCATACCACGAGGTTggggtttcgccttctggtaagccaagtaatgcagatacattttgaggtggcGCTGTGTTCGAAGGTCCTTCTCCGTTGTTCCCTGGGGTGACCACTTGGGTGATGCGGGTGAAGCTCCCGCGCGGACCCCCAGTATTGTTGATTTCAACTTCGCCGATTTCttcgatttgttgggcttggaagttTTGGATTCCTTCACCCAACGCCGTGTTAGAGTTGGTTTCGAAACCGAACTCTGGaatgattccttgaccagtcatagtCGAAGGATGAAAAAGATGTCAAAAGGCTCAAATAAcagaagatgagggtggttaaagaaaaaatcggtgggcgccaatgaagaaacactggtctAATTAAggagttaattagattggtttatgttcctttcataatggttaatcttcttatggatatttgagctccgacttgataatcgatcctgcaaaacagaacaccgttactcgttaagaggggaatgtgggggtttccctcttaaccaggctccggcgtgagaataagcgaccgctttgagagtaattaagagctaagagtgagagtagagggaatagaatgtttaacctgtggaatgaggtctctatttatagccggagaggtgtaaggggttatgggctgatgggccttgggccggaagcggacaacaaaacggatatgctctttgtctcactggcgtcgaccgcttagtggcttctagacgttTACCGgcgctggcgcaccttgattggagccacgtgtcattgttgtcggccttgttgtccttctgtcatcagcagacaagtggagatcgtgggacagttgtctccgtcctccgattggtgccacgtaggcgtccttgtgtacttctcgtcaggcgatcgtgaggcacgattgaccagagtctgctagacgctcattggctccttttactgccacttgtaccttatgtaccactgtaggtagctGTGCGCTTCCCTACTGGGTGGCTCTTATTGGACAGCAAACTAATCCGCGCGGGGTTAGTATGCTCATTTGTTCCattgttttatgctaagtgctgatatctgagcCTCTTGTGGGCCTTGCCTCGCGCTGGATAAACTACAACGTGTGTAGGCCGCGCGTGGATATTATTAATGAGTTTtctgaaataaggagtatggtctcgcgCGCAACCTGGgcggaggtttgcgcggctttttgagaccataccccttcacattTCTTCAAAACTacaaatttaaaagaaaaggaTAGCCTTAGGCCAGGGTGTAATATAGTGCCCCTGGCCAAATCAACTATAAAGGGAAAAGCAGGTGAGGCTCATTCTTTTCAACCAATAAAATCTTTGTCTacttatttttttgtattttatttaataGAAGGATTTAAAGAGTCTTTAAACCATTGAAAGATAAAAGAAAATCTTTAAATCCCCCTCCCCTATACTTATTTATGAAAAGCATAAAGGAACTTTGGATTCCTTGCAAACCAAAATATTGTGATATCATATCGTCCAATTTTCTGTACCATGATAACTTATTGCTTAAAGTTAAAATAACAACAGTAGACGTcacataaatataaaaaaatataacttaTTGCTAAAGTCATCTTCATCCTCAAAAACATTTCAAAGCGATCGCATACATCACTCgcttgaaaaaaaatatatatataaaaatcaacATCTGAGGAGGTATGACGTTCTATCCTTGTCTCCATATTATaacattaaaaaattaaaaaaactttACAATAACTAATAAATCAACTCTCGTCACTGAGCCGGCAACGATTCCGTCCGACTTGACAAATCGGACGGTCCAAAACCTAGATCTGTATAATCAAACAATCCATCTAACGCCACGTATTCACCGTTACCGTTACTATTAATACTAGCATCATCATCTACGTACTCGAATCCGTATTCGAACGAGTTATAGTTCGGGATCTGGTCATCTAACCAGGAAAACACACCGAGTTCAACCGACTCAGTCGAAACTGAGTCCGGTATCCTATCCGACTCAGTCGGCGGAGGAAGTCCGAGTTCATCATCCGATGCCTCGAGTAGAAACTCGAGATCCGGTCTAGACTCGCCGGAATCAGAAGTCCGGTCGAGTGTTTCCGGTAGAGGAGATATTTCGTCTTGGAAACTCTTTATGAACGAGTCAAGGTCTTGAGCCGACGTTAACTCGTCCGAGTCGTCTAGTGTGTCGAGAAGGTCGAGTTGGATTCTCTTTGGTTGAGGTGAGTCTGACTCGTTGTCGGCCGAGTCGGAACGGGCTCGTTTTGTGGAACTCAGTGAGTCCATTAGGAAGGAGTTGTGTTGTTGTTAGAGGGGTGTTTTAGGTATTTTGTTGGAAATATCAGAGTGGGGGACAGCGGTGGGTGTTTTGAAGGCGCCCGGGTTTATATAGGGAGAGAGAAAGTTCGATTTAATttcatattattttatttatttattatttatttatttttgtgatGTGGACGTGAGAGTGGTCGTGGGCCCAGATACTTTCGCCATCACGGACGTATTTACTTTTCTTTTTCCTCTTTCTCCCAtattattattcttttttttaataagtttataataatgtatttttttataatttattgaCGTGCAAATTATCTAAAAAAACACCCCCAAGATATCATTATAGAGAACCTGTACAGCTTTTAAAATACTCTTTA encodes:
- the LOC118488837 gene encoding uncharacterized protein LOC118488837, with amino-acid sequence MEKLVLALLHASRKLRRYFTDHVITVLTNFHIGTILQKPETSGRLAKWAIELGGHNILYRPRPAIKGQVLADFITEVPADKIKECELIETPEKEATDETWMLYTDGASNEDGAGAGLHLGEVMALYLEQAKELLQQLKSHKVIHINRSENKPADALSKLASTSFQHLAKDVRIEVLKNPSVLLRQVNVIETGQPSWMTPIIQYLQEGVLPENKAEARKIQNKALQYEMNGGILYRKSFLGPLLRCVDPQDANYLIREIHEGICGIHSGPRVVVAKIMSAGYYWPGMHVDALKEIRKCDSCQRHSPKTLRPKNDLIPVSTVWPFQQWGIDMVGPFPDAPGAVKFIIVAVDYFTKSISVLLSASLSIVLTAVMRGEGRPISAGITASEP
- the LOC110921859 gene encoding uncharacterized protein LOC110921859 — protein: MDSLSSTKRARSDSADNESDSPQPKRIQLDLLDTLDDSDELTSAQDLDSFIKSFQDEISPLPETLDRTSDSGESRPDLEFLLEASDDELGLPPPTESDRIPDSVSTESVELGVFSWLDDQIPNYNSFEYGFEYVDDDASINSNGNGEYVALDGLFDYTDLGFGPSDLSSRTESLPAQ